The Amycolatopsis japonica nucleotide sequence GAAGGGAATCGGCTGGCGAAGGGCGATCTCGCGGTCCTGGATCAGGGACGTGATCGTGAACGGCTCGGCGACGCGTGAGTGCACGCGGCCGCGAAAGCCGTTCGGGACGAGGAAACCGGTCGTCCCCGTCGCGGCCGGGCCGTGCAGTTCGGCGGCGCTGAGGTCGGGATCCCAATCGGGCCAACGGCCGAAGTCGGCCAGCGAGGGCCAGAGCGCCGACGGCGGACAGGGAAGGATTTCGCGCGAGATTCTCGTCCAGGTCATACCCGGACGATATATGGAACTGTCAGTCTCGTAAACTGCGGTCATGGCGAGAGGCAGGCCGAGGGAAGAAGGAATCGACGACGCGGTCCGCGAGGCCGTGCGGGCGTTGCTGATCGAAACCGGTTACCAGCGCTGCACGATCGACGCGGTCGCGGCGCGC carries:
- a CDS encoding SRPBCC family protein encodes the protein MTAVYETDSSIYRPGMTWTRISREILPCPPSALWPSLADFGRWPDWDPDLSAAELHGPAATGTTGFLVPNGFRGRVHSRVAEPFTITSLIQDREIALRQPIPFGAMDLVLRLTAVDGGTEFVQEITLGGPMRAVMVAVIGGDVVKHFDVKCARLVELATAQADHDA